The sequence GTCTTATCTGGAAAAGCTCATCTTGTTGGGGTCTACAGTCAGAAGTTCATGTTAGCCAGTAGCATGCTAGCTAACCCCAATACCATTTATTGAGATTTTTGAACACTCTGTAGGACTTATTCCTTTTTATAAGATCACAACTTCGGCAAGCGTGTTCTAGACCAAAATGTGCCCCTATAGCAGTGAAGTGTTGTCTCCAGGTGAAGTAGCGTTCATAAACCTCCTGGTTCTGGTCCAGAAATTTGAGACGTTCTGCCAGTTCCTGAGGAGATTTGAAATCGTCCACATGAATGAATGCATCTGCTGGAATGAATTCCTCGTAGTTCTCCCTGGATGGACCGAGAACCACAGGAACCGTGCCGATAATCAGAGGATTGAACAGCTTTTCTGTGAAGTAGTCTTTGTGGATGGAGTTCTCAAATGATAAGTAGAACTTACAGCCTGATACAATCGTCCTGTAGTCTTCACTGCTGATGTACCTGTTGAAGTGTCTACCATAAGCTTCTATTTTGATGTGTTTGCTCAGTTCATTAAAAAATTTCACTCTCCTGAAGTTGGGATTCCAGTTGCTGACGATCCAGCACACTAATTTATCCTTTGGTGGTATCTTAAAGGGTTTGTCCTTCTCTGATATTTCTATGATTCTCCCATAAGGTACCCAGACATCTGAATCTCTTCGATAGTTTGTTGTAAGATTAAATACAGCATCAAATCTATCATTTCTACCTGAATTATCAGGAGACTCCATGTTCATCCACACCCACTTCTGATGTGGAGGACGTGGTCttttcagcagctctgtgaaaTCACCACCAATGTCTCTGTGATGAAACAAAACTCCATGGGCTTTGTCATATTGGCTTCTGTCATCTGTAAGTTGACAACCTTCAATACCAAACTGTGGACTACAAGCTTTTACATCAAATTTAAACCCGAAAGGCCATGTCCAGATTAAAAAGGTGATGTTTTCTTCAGTGTCAGCTGGTTTGGGGGTCGGTTGTGGTAGCAGTAGCTTTTGCGTAGTGTAGTTATGAGTGGTAGTGTTTTGGGTAAAGTTTGCTGTCAATACCTTGAGGCATTCATCTGAGCAGACTTCATGTGAGGAGACTGGAACATTCGAGCATGAGAACCAGCTCACAGTGGGCTTGTAGTAGGTGTAAAATACTCCTCCAAAACAAAATAGCAGAAAGAGAGGCAGCAGGACATGCTGATACGATCCTACTGAAGGTTTGGTTGTCATCTTTTACCTTTTGGaggagaaagaaatgagaaacaTGAACTTCAGTTAAAGCCAAGTTCCCTAAAAAAAGATGAACTGTTATTAGTTTATGTGTTGCATTTGGTTAGAAAAAAGTTTTTTGGTGTAATATATGGAAACTCAGATACATTTGGCATCACAATCCAGTTAAATCTTATTTATATAATCTTTTCAATGTTATGTGTATCATGCTTTGTGACTGCACATTGTGGTGGAATAAACTTTTCCTACATGTCCAAACAGCCGAATTAGTAGGGCTGCTACTTTTTAACCGATATTCGAACATGAGGtgaaaaaattcatattttataattcACCCAGACAAATATTAACATTCAGCCTAAGTGCATTAGACTGCTTTGTTGTGTGCCATCTGATCCAGCAGGGGGCATCCTAAAAGTTTT comes from Hemibagrus wyckioides isolate EC202008001 linkage group LG14, SWU_Hwy_1.0, whole genome shotgun sequence and encodes:
- the LOC131364699 gene encoding 4-galactosyl-N-acetylglucosaminide 3-alpha-L-fucosyltransferase 9-like, giving the protein MTTKPSVGSYQHVLLPLFLLFCFGGVFYTYYKPTVSWFSCSNVPVSSHEVCSDECLKVLTANFTQNTTTHNYTTQKLLLPQPTPKPADTEENITFLIWTWPFGFKFDVKACSPQFGIEGCQLTDDRSQYDKAHGVLFHHRDIGGDFTELLKRPRPPHQKWVWMNMESPDNSGRNDRFDAVFNLTTNYRRDSDVWVPYGRIIEISEKDKPFKIPPKDKLVCWIVSNWNPNFRRVKFFNELSKHIKIEAYGRHFNRYISSEDYRTIVSGCKFYLSFENSIHKDYFTEKLFNPLIIGTVPVVLGPSRENYEEFIPADAFIHVDDFKSPQELAERLKFLDQNQEVYERYFTWRQHFTAIGAHFGLEHACRSCDLIKRNKSYRVFKNLNKWYWG